Proteins co-encoded in one Nicotiana sylvestris chromosome 7, ASM39365v2, whole genome shotgun sequence genomic window:
- the LOC138873475 gene encoding uncharacterized protein, producing MRFGKKGKLSPRYVELYRIIQRIGQVAYKLELIPEMLLVHPVFHVSMLKKVVGDSSLIVPVETIEVSEELTYEDLDWQVRKLRNKDIASVKVLWKNQLVEEATWEAKEEMKKKYSHLFE from the coding sequence atgcggtttggtaagaaagggaaattgagccCGAGGTATGTCGAGCTGTATAGAATCATTCAAAGAATTGGTCAGGTGGCGTACAAGCTTGAGCTAATACCTGAGATGTTATTAGtgcacccggtattccatgtgtctatgttgaagaaggtagttggagatTCGTCACTTATTGTGCCAGTTGAGACTATTGAGGTTAGTGAAGAACTGACTTATGAAGATCTTGATTGGCAAGTTCGAAAGCTGAGAAACAAAGAtattgcctccgtgaaagtgttatggaaAAACCAACTGGTCGAAGAGGCCACCTGGGAAGCCAAGGaagagatgaagaagaagtaTTCTCATTTGTTTGAATAG